From Candidatus Amoebophilus asiaticus 5a2, the proteins below share one genomic window:
- a CDS encoding SEL1-like repeat protein: MKALISRKYLQIAGRRIALILTLHMASCTSNVDNSYQEDNDIVMEIPFTNIVGEEKNIEASFSLAQHATSTRLDRYQLKITLTGSENELYYSYSGRALKSVPSKSISLSSLTQTNVLDTEDEALIVNFSLLPAVDVNAVSITFELLNSAGATIQQHTVSWIKNTNQSPIEFLTRPCKIVQESIETLPPTTDKQPFPDTALLPIMQEDTASKQYEAAIRENKDDAKSNKRPRVKESASASKKAKTEAIHNQQSSTEIILAQYSAMDTSKLAELANTNDALAQEEIITRYSKIKIPPLMQSLVDPFSWQGIQAKLQEDERYVYFLLHFSKQAKDHTIYREIVSSVKAYARAGNTLAQTNLGLMYKKGLGVKRDYKKAIEWYTKAANQGNIAAQNSLGYIYKEGKGVDPNYEKAIEWYTKAADQGNTVAQYNLGIIYKQEEGTVCDYQESIKWLTKAANQKNSYAQTSLGHMYYHGKGVRQDYQKAIEWYIKAANQGNRDAQDSLGYIYYNAKGVERDYEKARKWYEKAAKQGDRNSQTYLGIMYKKGQGTDKDLAHAIYWFMKARNEAELLRIFKLKSFLPLKEKIYATEMDGIEGTLLSNWQALLIQKERDRADRHATLHGEAYRQLEETMAQFIGWRHQLYTQPKLMVSCVRLRKPKYITTIENHQKETGIIPYIKQHILHNNVYSSFGKKNVVLAEAIVNELINKTLCNQTHNILKQIEETYKMAQMKAVSEAAYIEEALQMDGLTPTEEADLAKNLARANKLAAIFLQKVQSLQEEAYQFNRYCTLLPEDIQNRQYERNQRFKEKYAYLFDYKRNQMVQEDEVFDFDNEDSLLAFS; encoded by the coding sequence ATGAAGGCATTGATATCAAGAAAATACTTACAGATTGCAGGCAGGCGCATAGCACTCATATTAACCTTACACATGGCTTCTTGTACTAGCAATGTAGACAACTCTTATCAAGAGGACAATGATATTGTTATGGAAATACCTTTCACTAATATAGTAGGAGAAGAAAAAAATATAGAAGCTAGCTTTAGCCTTGCTCAACATGCAACAAGTACTAGACTTGATAGGTATCAATTAAAAATTACGCTTACTGGTAGTGAGAACGAGCTGTACTATAGTTATTCAGGAAGAGCGCTTAAAAGTGTACCAAGTAAGTCTATAAGCTTAAGTTCTTTAACACAAACCAACGTATTAGATACAGAAGATGAAGCCCTAATTGTAAATTTTAGTCTGCTACCAGCTGTGGATGTTAATGCAGTAAGCATCACTTTTGAGCTTTTGAATAGTGCAGGTGCTACTATCCAACAACATACTGTAAGCTGGATTAAAAATACCAACCAGAGTCCCATAGAATTCTTGACGCGCCCTTGCAAAATAGTACAAGAAAGTATTGAAACGCTGCCCCCTACAACTGACAAACAACCCTTCCCAGACACTGCATTGCTGCCAATCATGCAAGAAGATACAGCAAGCAAACAATATGAAGCTGCTATTAGAGAAAATAAAGATGATGCGAAAAGCAACAAACGTCCAAGAGTAAAAGAATCTGCTAGTGCTTCAAAGAAAGCAAAAACAGAAGCAATACACAACCAACAAAGTAGCACAGAAATTATTCTTGCTCAGTACAGTGCTATGGATACAAGTAAATTGGCTGAATTAGCTAACACCAATGATGCCCTCGCACAGGAAGAAATTATTACCCGTTACTCAAAAATAAAAATACCTCCGCTTATGCAAAGCCTCGTTGATCCTTTTAGCTGGCAAGGCATACAAGCAAAACTTCAAGAGGATGAGCGGTATGTTTATTTCTTGTTACATTTCTCCAAACAAGCAAAAGATCATACTATATATAGAGAGATTGTTAGTAGTGTAAAGGCATATGCACGAGCAGGAAATACTTTAGCACAAACCAATTTAGGGCTTATGTATAAAAAAGGGTTGGGCGTTAAGCGTGATTATAAAAAAGCAATAGAATGGTATACAAAGGCCGCCAATCAAGGAAACATAGCTGCACAGAACAGTTTGGGATATATATATAAAGAAGGTAAAGGCGTTGATCCTAATTATGAAAAAGCAATAGAATGGTATACAAAGGCTGCCGATCAAGGCAATACAGTTGCACAATATAATTTAGGAATCATCTATAAACAGGAAGAAGGTACTGTATGCGATTATCAAGAATCAATCAAATGGCTTACCAAAGCTGCTAACCAAAAAAATTCATATGCCCAAACCAGTTTAGGACATATGTACTATCATGGAAAGGGTGTTCGACAAGACTATCAGAAAGCAATAGAATGGTATATTAAAGCAGCGAACCAAGGCAACAGAGATGCACAAGATAGTCTAGGTTATATTTATTATAATGCTAAAGGAGTTGAGCGTGATTATGAAAAAGCGAGGAAATGGTATGAAAAGGCTGCTAAGCAAGGTGATAGAAATTCACAAACCTATTTAGGAATTATGTATAAAAAAGGTCAAGGAACAGACAAGGACCTTGCGCATGCTATCTATTGGTTTATGAAAGCTAGAAATGAAGCGGAGTTATTACGTATTTTCAAACTTAAATCGTTCCTACCCTTAAAAGAAAAAATATATGCCACAGAAATGGATGGAATTGAAGGCACCTTGCTTAGTAACTGGCAAGCCTTGCTGATACAAAAAGAACGGGATCGGGCAGATAGACATGCTACTTTACATGGCGAAGCTTATAGACAACTTGAAGAAACAATGGCGCAATTTATAGGCTGGCGTCATCAACTATATACACAACCTAAGTTGATGGTTAGCTGTGTGCGCTTACGAAAACCGAAATACATAACTACGATCGAGAATCATCAAAAAGAAACAGGTATAATACCCTACATCAAGCAACATATACTCCATAATAACGTATATTCGAGCTTTGGGAAAAAGAATGTTGTATTAGCAGAAGCCATTGTTAATGAGCTAATTAATAAGACGCTCTGTAACCAAACCCATAATATACTCAAGCAGATAGAGGAAACCTATAAAATGGCACAGATGAAAGCTGTAAGTGAAGCAGCCTATATAGAGGAGGCTTTACAGATGGATGGTTTAACACCAACAGAAGAAGCAGACCTTGCTAAGAACTTAGCTAGAGCTAATAAGTTAGCTGCTATATTCCTGCAAAAAGTACAGTCCCTTCAAGAAGAAGCTTATCAATTTAATAGATATTGTACGTTACTACCAGAAGACATTCAGAACAGACAATATGAGCGCAACCAGAGGTTTAAGGAAAAATATGCTTATCTATTCGATTATAAACGAAACCAAATGGTTCAAGAAGATGAGGTATTTGATTTTGATAATGAAGACAGTCTTCTTGCTTTTAGTTAG
- a CDS encoding SEL1-like repeat protein, which translates to MNENHFLSRKWLNRILVIGLSLTLTLGLLPLEGCLEFQNPIMPMQQGQGKMDFKSSVQQSDKQLSDLKDTSVALADEPIANNEDLSGNPIQEKQEDVDASIAIQPSTKTQGEQEKDFLVLAGKPAISSQYLSSDKASIIQEQEPVNTTIQAEQPSINRNPSTFLFPRHNRTAASKEDQTAGIKKQLDTYAISQTEVLKANQHRASQERKESSSAVKSLQLAPRLRSEIIKLLASKGILKTDKVLQELGDNDLVWVTLAGNSMLSVAISQVESQNNFNEASFINADAQVGLLRMRIIQMLSNAGNKIAISLNSKIEIVSENITENKGYWAHISSPTQNTKDGGRSGEIVIQFRAKEYKTFLKPQQNRVGTTQRIKGSSLAEKSQERKGNNNGYSNKKSARKKLGEQEVIKGQLSGKSFKLGNGDKVTFYKQGEERLLKAKIKKNDNKGKRSEEVLPVRIAPGISLRKILNAEQKYIDRYIKVVTPSPTSKDRQPYVMIGEFSGLNGGGEDDDMDEEERFSVPTTPDISQDSYENREDEEKKMDVVNEEGVKEEQEDDFSVPTTPDISEDSYDRIGWGDGVGEAKYFFPTTPDISQDSEEHSSNLSSTISSSSSSSSYSASSTKTKKRRVIVSESDGEGEDNIATEKIDDKEKEMDIVHEGREEQEWGDDILVPITPDISGDSYERRGWGDDVDEREHFFPTTPDISQHSEEYGGREKGYTPSTTSSSSSSSSGTSSSLSSTKTKKKRIIVSEGEEDEMGIVTEEMDEKGKEEEKEIGIVEEKRKQTNKRKLQTEKGWKSTSESKKQKKGTDEETMLEDFDKPSNNPDRSSKQEIRLLLKKLLLTDIGNILSVKDVEAEKVLNLFLAKSPKERDEFLAAAEDENNAEGQFLVAESKFATSGRIYRGLKNSKKPLTDIKQLRNLLYESIRLYIKAFFNGDTRSEYQLKLLKDTSLFNDIIQKLGREASKGEVIGNTEKAEKAQQSLTRLKKAGLYAYPYENEIKDLKDAYKKAVIAAIRHIHRKKGITDKMVENVYKAFLLDAVKSFRMGTTFLQISDIVFMDVDRSKAPKFILWGGKNSMGQQPAATEITGPLFVSKSTNNYDDAVMSIDTSSTGEDETAYCVAKRSGDYYFILALGGMEGGYVTERKPEGHSDKVAEALIEIALEYGIKTVVVEHIHEKSFINTLQKKWVEKAYTLSLDVNNLKFVPDIPKGEKEERIKNALCPLLSEHKLIMHNQALIEDLKPVPTKELHYKFFYQLMAIRLKEYKDIAGGLLKPQHDDRLDAVAAAIDYLKKSAKEKKVFENKLKETENEDNPNYVKSLLYVAKRYMKGDVSTTNGGIQIVEKDYKQALKFYEKFYQVYENIKDKSSIEKSQFKHDYSEALFSMGKLYEHGWGDLPKEPAKAEGFYIQASNLGNAAASYRLYEKYLKDKGKSESERVKQISNLIDLCRRAKIEFPDGQEELTDFEKERKQSEAARRYKLAKLYDTLSTEQNGTLEKDNSRNKARKFYLGASKIGNKKAQYRLGILYRNENNLSDAFKLLEESAKQEYMPAQNILGQMYYEINADKEKDYPEAFGWTLRAALQDNPAAQCRLARMYKNAHGVKRPNYQLALKWYLKAAGPSLKLKQKDEARRVQVYALYKLGKMYEKGRGVEPPIKDFQKAKKYYIDASNLGQLEKAQFNLARLYEDEGNAGFANVFYISAAKKGHKRAKEKVNLIHSEYEKQLAILRQRKLEIEVMKLKAEIGRLTLSPQEESGLQEKEKDLLGKEKDLEEKLKELVLEDASVTSPVQVKI; encoded by the coding sequence ATGAATGAGAATCACTTTTTAAGCCGAAAATGGCTTAATCGTATACTAGTTATAGGATTAAGTTTAACATTAACACTTGGTCTATTACCTCTAGAAGGTTGTTTAGAATTTCAGAATCCAATTATGCCTATGCAACAAGGCCAAGGGAAAATGGATTTTAAATCTTCTGTACAGCAATCTGATAAACAACTTAGCGATTTAAAGGATACTTCTGTAGCGTTAGCTGATGAGCCCATTGCTAACAATGAAGATTTATCAGGTAATCCTATTCAGGAAAAACAAGAAGATGTGGATGCGAGTATAGCTATCCAACCATCTACAAAAACACAAGGAGAACAAGAAAAAGATTTTTTAGTACTAGCTGGTAAGCCTGCAATTAGTTCACAGTATTTATCTAGCGATAAAGCTTCAATTATACAAGAGCAGGAGCCAGTAAATACAACAATTCAAGCCGAGCAGCCTTCTATAAACAGGAACCCTAGTACTTTTCTTTTTCCTAGACATAATAGAACGGCAGCTAGTAAAGAAGACCAGACAGCAGGCATTAAAAAACAGTTAGATACATACGCTATAAGCCAGACAGAAGTATTAAAAGCTAATCAGCACAGAGCTAGCCAAGAGCGTAAAGAAAGTAGCAGCGCAGTAAAATCTCTACAATTAGCTCCACGTTTACGTAGTGAAATTATAAAGCTACTTGCAAGCAAAGGCATTTTAAAAACAGATAAAGTATTACAAGAACTAGGCGATAATGATCTTGTTTGGGTTACGCTTGCTGGTAATAGTATGCTGTCTGTTGCTATAAGCCAGGTTGAAAGCCAGAATAATTTTAATGAAGCCAGCTTTATCAATGCTGATGCTCAAGTGGGGCTGCTACGTATGAGAATCATACAAATGCTTTCTAATGCAGGAAATAAGATAGCTATATCACTAAATAGTAAGATTGAAATTGTCTCAGAAAATATTACCGAGAATAAAGGCTATTGGGCTCATATAAGCTCTCCTACTCAAAATACTAAGGATGGAGGAAGAAGCGGTGAAATTGTTATACAATTTAGAGCAAAAGAATATAAAACATTTTTAAAGCCACAGCAAAATAGGGTAGGGACTACGCAAAGAATTAAAGGCAGCTCGTTAGCAGAAAAAAGCCAAGAAAGAAAAGGGAATAATAATGGATATAGTAACAAAAAGAGCGCTCGGAAAAAATTAGGAGAACAGGAAGTTATAAAAGGCCAGTTATCAGGTAAATCTTTTAAGCTAGGTAATGGAGATAAAGTTACCTTTTACAAACAAGGAGAAGAAAGATTATTGAAAGCAAAGATCAAGAAGAATGATAATAAGGGTAAAAGGAGCGAAGAAGTATTACCTGTACGTATTGCACCTGGTATTAGCTTAAGAAAAATACTTAATGCTGAACAAAAATATATCGATAGATATATAAAAGTTGTTACTCCTAGTCCTACTAGTAAAGATAGACAACCTTATGTAATGATAGGAGAATTCTCTGGGTTAAACGGAGGAGGAGAAGATGATGATATGGATGAAGAAGAGCGCTTTTCAGTTCCAACTACCCCAGATATATCACAAGATAGCTATGAGAATAGAGAAGATGAAGAAAAAAAGATGGATGTAGTAAATGAAGAGGGGGTAAAAGAAGAACAGGAAGATGACTTTTCAGTTCCAACTACGCCAGATATATCGGAAGATAGTTATGATCGTATAGGATGGGGGGATGGTGTAGGTGAAGCAAAATACTTCTTTCCAACTACCCCTGACATATCACAAGATAGCGAAGAACATAGCTCTAACTTAAGTAGCACAATTAGTTCAAGTAGCTCAAGCAGTTCATATAGTGCAAGTAGCACAAAAACAAAGAAAAGGAGGGTAATAGTCAGCGAAAGTGATGGAGAAGGTGAGGATAATATAGCAACAGAGAAGATAGATGATAAAGAAAAGGAGATGGACATAGTACATGAAGGAAGAGAAGAACAAGAATGGGGAGATGATATACTAGTCCCAATTACTCCTGATATATCAGGAGATAGCTATGAGCGTAGAGGATGGGGTGATGATGTAGATGAACGAGAACACTTCTTTCCAACTACACCAGATATATCACAACATAGCGAGGAATATGGGGGTAGAGAAAAGGGATATACCCCCAGCACTACCAGTTCAAGCAGCTCAAGTAGCTCAGGTACTTCAAGTAGTTTAAGCAGCACAAAAACAAAGAAAAAAAGGATAATAGTCAGCGAAGGTGAAGAAGATGAGATGGGTATAGTAACAGAGGAAATGGATGAAAAAGGAAAGGAAGAAGAAAAGGAGATAGGCATAGTAGAGGAAAAAAGAAAACAAACAAACAAAAGAAAACTCCAAACAGAAAAAGGTTGGAAAAGCACATCAGAAAGTAAAAAGCAAAAAAAAGGAACAGATGAGGAGACGATGTTAGAGGATTTTGATAAGCCTTCTAATAATCCAGATAGAAGTAGCAAGCAAGAGATTAGATTATTACTAAAAAAATTACTATTAACAGACATAGGAAATATTCTATCTGTTAAAGACGTTGAAGCGGAAAAAGTATTAAACTTATTTCTAGCTAAATCACCAAAAGAACGAGACGAATTCCTAGCAGCTGCTGAAGATGAGAATAATGCCGAGGGGCAGTTTTTAGTTGCTGAATCCAAGTTTGCAACATCTGGCCGAATTTATCGTGGGCTTAAAAACTCAAAAAAACCTTTAACGGATATTAAGCAACTGCGTAACCTCCTTTATGAATCTATTAGACTCTATATAAAAGCATTTTTTAACGGAGATACTCGTTCTGAATACCAACTTAAATTATTAAAGGATACAAGTCTATTTAATGATATTATTCAAAAGCTTGGAAGAGAAGCGAGTAAAGGAGAAGTAATAGGAAATACTGAAAAAGCTGAAAAAGCACAGCAGTCGCTTACAAGATTAAAGAAAGCAGGATTATATGCTTATCCCTATGAAAATGAGATTAAGGATTTAAAGGATGCATATAAGAAAGCTGTAATAGCTGCTATCCGTCATATACATAGGAAGAAAGGGATAACAGACAAGATGGTTGAGAATGTATACAAAGCCTTTTTACTAGATGCTGTAAAAAGCTTTAGAATGGGTACTACATTTTTACAAATTTCCGATATCGTTTTTATGGATGTTGATCGGTCAAAGGCACCTAAATTTATTTTGTGGGGTGGAAAAAACTCAATGGGACAACAACCTGCTGCCACAGAAATTACTGGGCCATTGTTTGTGTCTAAGAGTACCAATAATTATGATGATGCTGTAATGAGTATTGATACTTCTTCAACCGGCGAGGATGAAACGGCTTATTGTGTAGCTAAGCGTAGCGGAGACTATTATTTTATATTAGCTCTAGGAGGTATGGAAGGAGGATATGTTACTGAACGAAAGCCAGAAGGTCATAGTGACAAAGTTGCTGAAGCATTAATAGAAATTGCCTTAGAATATGGGATTAAAACTGTAGTAGTTGAGCATATCCATGAAAAAAGTTTTATCAACACTTTACAAAAAAAGTGGGTAGAAAAAGCATATACTTTATCGTTGGATGTTAACAATTTAAAATTTGTTCCAGATATACCAAAAGGAGAAAAAGAGGAACGAATTAAAAATGCGCTTTGTCCTCTATTAAGTGAACACAAGCTTATTATGCATAATCAGGCTCTTATAGAAGATTTGAAGCCAGTGCCAACAAAGGAGTTACATTATAAATTTTTTTACCAGCTAATGGCTATCAGGTTAAAAGAATATAAAGATATTGCAGGAGGTTTGCTAAAGCCACAACATGATGATCGGCTAGATGCTGTAGCTGCTGCAATTGATTATTTAAAGAAATCTGCGAAGGAAAAGAAAGTTTTCGAAAACAAATTGAAAGAGACTGAGAATGAAGATAATCCCAATTATGTTAAATCGCTATTGTATGTAGCAAAGAGATATATGAAAGGAGATGTAAGCACGACTAACGGTGGTATACAGATAGTAGAAAAAGATTATAAACAGGCACTCAAGTTTTATGAAAAGTTTTACCAAGTTTATGAAAATATAAAAGATAAGAGCAGTATTGAAAAGAGCCAATTTAAGCATGATTATTCAGAAGCATTATTTAGTATGGGCAAGCTATATGAGCATGGTTGGGGAGACCTACCTAAAGAGCCAGCTAAGGCAGAAGGTTTTTATATCCAAGCTTCTAACCTTGGAAATGCAGCGGCAAGTTATAGACTTTATGAGAAATATTTAAAAGATAAAGGTAAATCTGAATCTGAAAGAGTAAAACAGATAAGCAATTTAATCGATTTGTGTCGAAGAGCAAAAATAGAATTTCCAGACGGCCAAGAGGAGTTAACAGACTTTGAAAAGGAACGAAAACAATCTGAAGCAGCTAGGCGATATAAACTTGCTAAACTATATGACACATTATCTACTGAGCAAAATGGTACATTGGAGAAAGATAATTCTAGAAATAAAGCACGTAAATTCTATCTAGGAGCATCTAAAATTGGCAATAAAAAGGCACAATATAGATTGGGTATTCTATATCGCAACGAGAATAATCTAAGTGATGCATTTAAATTATTAGAGGAAAGTGCTAAACAAGAATATATGCCTGCACAAAACATATTAGGGCAAATGTATTACGAAATTAACGCTGACAAAGAAAAGGACTATCCAGAAGCGTTTGGTTGGACCTTGCGGGCAGCATTACAAGATAATCCAGCAGCACAATGTAGGCTGGCTAGAATGTATAAAAATGCCCATGGTGTAAAGAGGCCCAATTATCAACTAGCGCTTAAGTGGTACTTAAAAGCTGCTGGACCTAGTCTTAAACTTAAACAAAAGGATGAAGCAAGAAGAGTCCAAGTTTATGCACTTTATAAATTAGGTAAGATGTATGAAAAAGGGCGTGGGGTAGAACCACCAATAAAAGATTTCCAAAAGGCAAAAAAATATTATATCGACGCTAGTAATTTAGGACAACTGGAGAAAGCACAATTTAACTTGGCTAGATTGTATGAGGATGAAGGAAATGCAGGTTTTGCAAACGTGTTTTATATATCAGCAGCAAAGAAAGGGCATAAAAGGGCAAAAGAAAAAGTAAATTTAATACATAGTGAATATGAGAAACAACTAGCAATCTTAAGACAAAGAAAGCTTGAAATAGAGGTGATGAAGCTAAAGGCAGAAATAGGACGGTTGACACTATCACCCCAGGAGGAGTCAGGGTTACAAGAGAAAGAAAAAGACTTATTAGGAAAAGAAAAGGATTTAGAGGAAAAATTAAAAGAGTTAGTTTTAGAAGATGCGAGTGTAACATCACCTGTACAAGTCAAGATTTAA
- a CDS encoding IS481-like element ISCaa12 family transposase, which translates to MNLNQKIIKPKLGLLELAKRLGNVSSACKTMGYSRDSYYRFKELYEKGGEEGLYELTRRKPILANRVDPTIEKAVLNMAIEYPAYGQERVSNELKKQGILVSAGGVRSIWLRNDLNNLKKRLTALEAKMAQDGMVLTEAQLKALENKKQLQEAHGEIETAHPGYLGCQDTYYVGNFKGIGKVYGQTYIDSYTRVAEAKLYTEKTAITSAHILNERVLPWYAEQGIPVLRIMTDRGTEYKGTLENHAYELFLSVEGIEHTTTKAYSPQTNGMCERFHKTMKTEFYDTAMRKKIYTSLEELQRDLDEWLYYYNNERSHSGKYCYGKTPMQTFKDSKHLALEKNNELLYLSSTPDRLEYADNLHPLL; encoded by the coding sequence ATGAACTTAAACCAGAAAATCATAAAACCTAAATTGGGTTTATTAGAGTTAGCAAAAAGGTTAGGCAATGTATCCTCAGCTTGTAAGACCATGGGCTATAGCCGAGATAGCTATTATCGCTTTAAGGAACTCTATGAGAAGGGTGGTGAAGAAGGGCTTTATGAATTAACACGTCGAAAGCCAATCCTTGCCAATCGAGTAGACCCTACTATAGAAAAGGCAGTACTGAATATGGCTATAGAATATCCAGCCTATGGACAAGAAAGAGTGTCCAATGAGCTAAAAAAGCAAGGTATACTTGTATCTGCTGGAGGAGTAAGATCTATATGGCTTCGCAATGATCTAAACAACCTTAAAAAGCGATTAACAGCTTTAGAAGCTAAGATGGCTCAAGATGGTATGGTTTTAACAGAAGCACAGCTAAAAGCTTTAGAGAATAAGAAGCAGCTTCAAGAAGCCCATGGAGAGATAGAGACGGCTCATCCAGGCTACTTAGGATGTCAGGATACTTATTATGTGGGTAATTTTAAAGGTATAGGTAAAGTATATGGACAAACTTATATTGACTCTTACACTAGAGTAGCAGAGGCTAAGCTATATACAGAAAAAACAGCTATAACTTCCGCTCATATCTTAAATGAGCGGGTATTGCCTTGGTATGCTGAGCAAGGAATACCTGTTTTGCGTATTATGACCGACAGAGGCACAGAATATAAAGGAACCTTAGAGAATCATGCTTATGAGCTGTTCTTAAGTGTAGAGGGAATAGAACATACTACTACTAAAGCCTACTCACCACAGACTAATGGCATGTGTGAACGTTTTCATAAAACAATGAAGACTGAGTTTTATGACACAGCTATGAGAAAAAAGATATATACCAGCTTAGAAGAATTGCAGCGTGATTTGGATGAGTGGTTATATTACTACAACAATGAGCGAAGTCATAGTGGAAAGTATTGTTATGGGAAAACGCCTATGCAAACTTTTAAAGACAGTAAGCACTTAGCCTTGGAAAAGAACAACGAGTTGTTGTATCTTTCTAGCACACCAGACAGGCTAGAGTATGCTGACAATTTGCATCCCCTGTTGTAA
- a CDS encoding ABC transporter ATP-binding protein, translated as MQNSKVISFLKEISKPFKVHLAVFTVAAILQAVEVVLQPFIVKLLIDQVNDIASRKSPIVSIAKPIVCYLSVASVMAISSGIHEWVHSRFIANFKKNIGARLMAYLLHKPYAFYQGQFSGALANKVNDCIGTIPRLIRTFYDDFFSDALALLISIYTLWQVSPCFAIALIIWVTMYLLACIKLAPKVRLTTNKVVSESSKGMGHINDIITNIVNVKLFAKEVNEHKFVKSNFERWADAYGKHAKILVGLYIAQLSTFVLLQGVCLFWLCQGLAKGRITAGDFALIFMINISINRCLFGLSRTIADFNENIGTLTHNLQIIEQPNEPNTILDKLPSKPLHIPAGRIVFDHMYFNYKGTAPLFENICVAIEPGQKVGLVGASGSGKSTFINLILRFYEPTKGRILIDNQDIKEVSLSSLRNQIALIPQDPYLFHRTLKENIQYGRPDANSEAVVQAAKQAYAHEFIVKLPQQYNTLVGERGTKLSGGQRQRIAIARGLLKDAPIIILDEATSQLDSITENYIQGSLWDIIQNKTTVVIAHRLATLLHMDRILVFDKGRIAEDGTHDALLAKNGIYKSLWDKQVGGFLPSMPHCSY; from the coding sequence ATGCAAAATTCAAAGGTTATATCTTTTCTTAAAGAAATAAGCAAACCTTTTAAAGTTCACCTAGCTGTATTTACGGTTGCTGCTATTTTACAAGCTGTTGAGGTAGTGTTGCAACCATTTATTGTAAAACTCCTGATTGATCAAGTAAATGATATTGCGTCTAGAAAATCTCCTATTGTATCTATAGCCAAACCTATTGTATGCTATTTATCAGTGGCTTCAGTTATGGCAATCTCTTCTGGTATTCATGAATGGGTGCATTCAAGGTTTATTGCTAATTTTAAAAAGAATATTGGAGCACGTTTAATGGCCTACCTTTTACATAAGCCCTATGCTTTTTATCAAGGCCAATTTTCAGGTGCCTTAGCTAACAAGGTCAATGATTGTATAGGTACTATTCCCCGTTTAATTAGGACTTTCTATGATGATTTCTTTAGTGATGCTTTGGCTTTACTTATTTCAATATACACACTCTGGCAGGTGAGTCCTTGTTTTGCCATTGCTCTTATCATATGGGTTACAATGTATCTTCTTGCTTGCATAAAATTAGCTCCTAAAGTTAGGCTGACTACCAATAAGGTAGTCAGTGAAAGTTCTAAAGGTATGGGACATATCAATGATATTATAACAAATATTGTAAATGTTAAGTTGTTTGCTAAAGAAGTAAATGAACATAAGTTTGTTAAATCTAATTTCGAACGCTGGGCTGATGCATATGGTAAACATGCTAAAATTCTTGTTGGTTTATATATAGCTCAACTATCAACATTTGTCTTGCTTCAAGGTGTATGCCTTTTCTGGCTTTGCCAGGGACTTGCAAAAGGCAGAATTACTGCTGGTGATTTTGCCCTTATTTTTATGATTAATATTTCTATTAACAGGTGCTTGTTTGGCCTTTCACGTACCATTGCTGATTTCAATGAAAATATAGGAACACTTACCCATAATTTACAAATTATTGAACAACCTAATGAACCTAACACAATTCTTGATAAGTTGCCTTCAAAGCCGCTCCATATTCCGGCTGGTAGAATAGTTTTTGATCATATGTATTTTAATTATAAAGGGACTGCACCTTTATTTGAAAATATTTGTGTAGCTATTGAACCAGGGCAAAAAGTAGGACTTGTAGGTGCTTCTGGTAGTGGTAAATCAACCTTTATCAATCTGATTTTGAGGTTTTATGAACCAACAAAAGGAAGAATTCTTATAGATAACCAAGATATTAAAGAAGTTAGTTTATCTTCTTTAAGGAATCAGATAGCTCTTATTCCACAAGACCCATACTTATTTCATAGAACCTTGAAAGAAAATATACAGTATGGCCGCCCAGACGCTAATTCTGAGGCGGTTGTCCAAGCAGCGAAACAGGCTTATGCCCATGAATTTATTGTAAAGCTTCCTCAACAATACAATACGCTAGTGGGGGAGCGAGGCACTAAACTTTCTGGGGGACAAAGGCAGCGAATAGCTATTGCAAGAGGCTTGCTAAAAGATGCGCCTATTATTATTTTAGATGAGGCGACTTCTCAATTAGATTCTATTACAGAAAACTATATCCAAGGATCTTTATGGGATATTATACAAAATAAAACTACGGTTGTAATTGCTCACCGATTAGCTACCCTGTTGCATATGGACCGTATTCTTGTATTTGATAAAGGAAGGATTGCTGAAGATGGAACGCATGATGCATTACTTGCAAAAAATGGAATTTATAAATCGCTTTGGGATAAACAAGTAGGTGGTTTTCTGCCTAGCATGCCTCATTGTTCATATTAA